Proteins from one Microbacterium sp. Root553 genomic window:
- the xylB gene encoding xylulokinase — MPLVLGVDSSTQSCKVVVVDTATGEVVRSGRASHPEGTSVDPESWWRALEDAIAEAGSLDDIAAWSIGGQQHGLVALDASGRVIRDALLWNDTRSAGAAADLIAEFGASVLAARTGLVPVASFTITKLRWLRDHEPENATRVAAVALPHDWLTWRLRGFGPHNPVLDELVTDRSDASGTGYWNPATGEYDRELLVAALGHDVVLPRVLAHDEWVTDVDERRVGAGAGDNAAAALGLGAAPGDVVVSIGTSGTVCAISRTPVIDPTGTVAGFADASGNFLPLVATLNAARVVDVTAALLGVTHGEFSDLALHADPGAAGLTLLPYFEGERTPNLPDATASLSGMTLASTTRANLARAAVEGMLRGLGAGLDALRELGIPLERALLIGGGAQSEAVRRIAPDILGLTVEVPEPGEYVALGAARQAAQLVG; from the coding sequence ATGCCACTGGTTCTCGGGGTCGATTCGTCGACCCAGTCCTGCAAAGTCGTGGTCGTCGATACCGCGACGGGTGAGGTCGTGCGCTCCGGTCGCGCCTCGCACCCCGAAGGGACGTCCGTCGACCCCGAGTCCTGGTGGCGTGCTCTCGAGGACGCGATCGCGGAGGCCGGCTCGCTCGACGACATCGCCGCGTGGTCGATCGGCGGCCAGCAGCACGGCCTGGTCGCCCTCGACGCGTCAGGGCGCGTGATCCGCGATGCGCTGCTCTGGAACGACACCCGCTCGGCGGGCGCCGCGGCCGATCTCATCGCCGAGTTCGGCGCCTCGGTGCTGGCCGCGCGCACGGGGCTGGTGCCCGTCGCGTCGTTCACGATCACCAAGCTGCGCTGGCTGCGCGACCATGAGCCCGAGAACGCGACGCGCGTCGCGGCCGTCGCGCTGCCGCACGACTGGCTCACCTGGCGTCTGCGCGGCTTCGGCCCGCACAACCCGGTGCTCGACGAGCTCGTCACCGACCGCTCGGATGCCTCGGGCACCGGCTACTGGAATCCCGCGACCGGCGAGTACGACCGCGAGCTGCTCGTGGCGGCGCTCGGACACGACGTGGTGCTGCCGCGCGTGCTCGCGCACGACGAGTGGGTGACAGACGTCGACGAGCGCCGCGTCGGCGCCGGAGCGGGCGACAACGCGGCGGCGGCGCTCGGCCTCGGCGCCGCGCCGGGAGATGTCGTCGTCTCGATCGGCACCTCCGGCACCGTCTGCGCGATCAGCCGGACACCCGTCATCGACCCCACCGGCACCGTCGCGGGCTTCGCCGACGCATCAGGGAACTTCCTCCCTCTCGTCGCGACGCTGAACGCGGCGCGCGTCGTGGATGTCACGGCGGCCCTGCTCGGGGTCACGCACGGTGAGTTCAGCGACCTCGCCCTGCACGCCGATCCCGGCGCGGCCGGGCTGACACTCCTCCCCTATTTCGAGGGCGAGCGCACCCCGAACCTGCCTGACGCCACGGCATCACTGTCGGGGATGACGCTCGCGTCGACCACGAGGGCCAACCTCGCGCGTGCCGCGGTGGAGGGCATGCTGCGCGGCCTCGGCGCGGGCCTCGACGCCCTGCGAGAGCTCGGCATCCCTCTCGAGCGCGCCCTGCTCATCGGCGGAGGCGCGCAGTCCGAGGCCGTGCGTCGGATCGCTCCCGACATCCTCGGCCTCACGGTCGAGGTGCCCGAGCCCGGCGAGTACGTGGCGCTGGGCGCGGCGCGACAGGCGGCCCAGCTGGTCGGCTGA